Genomic window (Desulfuromonadales bacterium):
CCTGAGTTCGGTCTGCGTGGTGGGCAACAGCCTGCGGCTGTGCAAATTTCAGGTCACGGGTCCAAAGTCCCGGGTCCAAGGTCGAGGATCAACACCGAACCCTTAACTTTTCGACTTTGGACTCGGGACATGGAGAATTTATGCTCACATCGACCGTCATTCTCATCCTGCTTTCCCTGTTTCTCGGCACCGGCGTCTGGCTGGTCTTTGTCTGGGCCGTAAAGAAAGGGGAGTTCGACGACATCGAAGGGCCGAAGCACCGGATGCTCGATGATGATGAAGATCATCCATGCATCAGGCAGGAGGGCCAGGATGCAACCAGCGAGGAGAAATACCGTGACCTTTAGAACATTCTGCCTGCTTATCGCTCTGCTTCACGGTCTGCTGATTCTGCCCGCACTGGCGGAGAATCGGGCAACTACCCGCTTCGAGCTGTCGGCAGCGGCCGGCGGACCCGCCGTCCTCGAATTCGCGGCTGCCCCTCTCGTTGCGATGACCGTCATCCCTTTTCGCCTGGAGCTGAAAAATGCCGACGGCACGCCGCTCACCGGAGCCGAAATCCGCTGCGAACTGACCATGCCTTCCATGCCGATGCCCGAGAATCGCCCGAAGATTACCGAGCGTGACGGAGCTTACGTTGGCGACATGATTTTTACCTGCACCCGAGGCGCCTGGCGTTTCACCTGCGTCGTCACCCCGCCAGACGGGGGGCAGCGGACGCTGGCCTTCGATATCCCCAGGGTGCAGATGAAATGACCGATCCCCTCTTTTCCATGGCACTGTTCACCGGCCTGCTTGGCTCGGGACACTGTCTCGGCATGTGCGGCGGTCTCGTTGCTGCCTTCTCCCTCCCCCTCTCCGGCGACCGACAGCGGGGCGGACTCCCATTCCACCTGCTCTACAATACAGGCCGGATCACCACCTACACCCTGATCGGCCTTGCGGTCGGCTGGCTCGGCTCGGCCATTGCGTACGCCGAGGCCTTTGCCACTTTCGCTCGAATTATTCTCCTCTGCTCCGATCTTTTCATTATTCTGATCGGCCTCGGCAGCGCCGGCATCTTCCGGAGCTTCAATCTCCTGAGCCTCGAATGCGCCAGCCCCGTCCGTGTCCTGACCGTCGCCGTACGCGGCCTGCGCCGCCTCCCGCCGGCGGTCGCCGCACTCCCGCTTGGGCTGCTCTTCGGCTTTATTCCCTGCGGCTTTCTTTACGCCGTGGCGATTACCGCTGCCCAAAGCGCCGCTCCTTTGCAGGGAGCGCAGATCATGCTCGCCTTCGGGCTCGGAACCGCCCCCGCGCTCCTGCTGTTCGGGACGGCGGCACACTGGCTGGGGGCCAGAGCCCGCCACTGGATGCTCCTCGGCGCTGGTGTCATGGTTGCCCTGATGGGCGCCTGGAACTTATTCCGGCACCTGCAGATGATGGGGGTATGGTAACCCCTGCGGGGCGAAAAAAAATCCTCCTCTCCGCTTGAAATTGTCGTTTTCCTGTTTATGCTTTTATCTCCGAACGCGTGTCGGACCTCCACTTTTCTTCTGCAATTACATCTTCCTCTCCAGCATCGAATATTGTTCATCCAGGCGGCTTGGGAGCGGCAACTCCCGAAGGAGGCATCATGCATAGCGACCAGCGTGGCAACCTGTCAAAAAAATCTTTTTCGCGATGGGCTTCGCTTTCGCCGACTGAAAAGCAGGATGAATTCAGGCAACTGATAGACAGCCCGTACTGGCACCTTTTGCCCGAGGACGTCCGGAGCCGTATCCGCAGCCTCGTTTCAAACTGATCACTCCCTCCTGCCCGCCTTCTGCAGCAAAAGCTTTCGAAAATCCTTCGAAACCCACCCGCACGTCCCAGCAGGGAACGCCTCCAACTCGCCGGATTGGCTCTAAAAAGCTGCCTGCAGCGCAGCAGGCAATCTGCACCTGTTCGGGCACTTTCGTCAGGGATTTGCAGAACTCAGGACTTCCGCAGAGGGGAAGGGGCTCGATAACAAAGGGACTTACGGCGGGAAAACAGACAGCCGGATGGAAGTAGGTCAGTGGCTGAGGAGGGGCCGAATCAAGGAGAGGGATGCGGAATTCGATGCGGGACAAACTGCTCCCGTCGTTCATCCCAGCGATAACCACCGGCATCCCATATCTCCTCCAACTGCCGCCAGTTGAGGTGGATATCCTTCATGCTGTCCACGGTATCTGAAGCCTGCAACATCTCGGAGTCGTCGATGACATTGTCGCCATTCAGGTCGGCCCATTGAAATGGACCAATACGCAGTTGCGTTGCTCCCGTCACTGGCGAAGGGGTGTTGCGTCCATTGGGATTGGCAACCGCCTCGCCGCTGAATGTCCCCTCCCTGCCCAGCTCAGCAGCACGATCCACCTTGACCAGGTAGGCAATCATCCGGCGCTCCTCGCCGGGCTTGACGATCCAGCGGGCTGTACCCTCCTCATTATCGAGGCTCGAGGGAGGAGGGCTGGCCTCGATCAGCTTCCAGCCGGGCGGAAAGTGCTCGCGGAGAATAAATCCCTTCATCTCGGAGCCGGCCTCCAACCGAACCTGCACCGGAATACTGCTGCCGGGCGCTGCAAATTTGGGGAGCACCCGCTCGGCCAGCAGACTATCAGCGGGCGCCTGCTGACGCTGTACAAAGAAGTAGACTGCCGCCAGGACGAAAAGGACCAGAAAAATGGGGAGGGCGCGATAAATCAAACGGCGGGGCGGAAGGGCTGGCTCCGCCATCGTACAGATACCGGTTCCGCCTTGCAGGATATCCTCGACGGGAGCCTCCAGCGCTTCGGCAAGACGCAGCGCGTTCTCCCGCTTGATGGAAGGATAGCGGTTGTTCTCCCAGCGGGAAATGGTGTCGGTGGTCACTCCAACCACCTTGGCCACATAAAGCTGGGTCAGTTTTTTTTCTTCGCGGATCCGGCGGACGGCAGCTCCGTCAAGACAGACCGTCGGGGGGAGCATTTGTGTCATTTAAGCCTCGCAGAAATCCGGACGAGTGTAGCAGAATGCTCCCAATGGAGTAAACACAAATACAGAACGTCGTATTCTCTCA
Coding sequences:
- a CDS encoding sulfite exporter TauE/SafE family protein → MTDPLFSMALFTGLLGSGHCLGMCGGLVAAFSLPLSGDRQRGGLPFHLLYNTGRITTYTLIGLAVGWLGSAIAYAEAFATFARIILLCSDLFIILIGLGSAGIFRSFNLLSLECASPVRVLTVAVRGLRRLPPAVAALPLGLLFGFIPCGFLYAVAITAAQSAAPLQGAQIMLAFGLGTAPALLLFGTAAHWLGARARHWMLLGAGVMVALMGAWNLFRHLQMMGVW
- a CDS encoding FixH family protein, with amino-acid sequence MTFRTFCLLIALLHGLLILPALAENRATTRFELSAAAGGPAVLEFAAAPLVAMTVIPFRLELKNADGTPLTGAEIRCELTMPSMPMPENRPKITERDGAYVGDMIFTCTRGAWRFTCVVTPPDGGQRTLAFDIPRVQMK
- the ccoS gene encoding cbb3-type cytochrome oxidase assembly protein CcoS → MLTSTVILILLSLFLGTGVWLVFVWAVKKGEFDDIEGPKHRMLDDDEDHPCIRQEGQDATSEEKYRDL
- a CDS encoding helix-turn-helix transcriptional regulator, producing MTQMLPPTVCLDGAAVRRIREEKKLTQLYVAKVVGVTTDTISRWENNRYPSIKRENALRLAEALEAPVEDILQGGTGICTMAEPALPPRRLIYRALPIFLVLFVLAAVYFFVQRQQAPADSLLAERVLPKFAAPGSSIPVQVRLEAGSEMKGFILREHFPPGWKLIEASPPPSSLDNEEGTARWIVKPGEERRMIAYLVKVDRAAELGREGTFSGEAVANPNGRNTPSPVTGATQLRIGPFQWADLNGDNVIDDSEMLQASDTVDSMKDIHLNWRQLEEIWDAGGYRWDERREQFVPHRIPHPSP